The following coding sequences lie in one Myxococcus xanthus genomic window:
- a CDS encoding outer membrane lipoprotein-sorting protein codes for MSLKNMLSAAALAVALLSAPAALAMEQAEQVKLLATIDDRQRNGGDYKAMVYMEQKEKGKADLVYELVVYRRDADDKLMMLFTKPKTEAGKGYLRLDKNLWNYDPNVGRWERRTERERIAGTDSRRADFDESRLAEEYDPSYEGEAKLGKYTAHLLTLKVKPGVDVAYPVLKVWVDKASGNILKQEQYALSGRKMRTALYPRWKKMFSESKKDDVWMPEEMRIYDEIEKGNSTTILVKTVDLRPLEANLFTKAWLESKSR; via the coding sequence ATGAGCCTCAAGAACATGCTGTCCGCCGCGGCGCTGGCCGTGGCGCTGCTGTCCGCCCCGGCCGCCCTAGCCATGGAGCAGGCCGAGCAGGTGAAGCTCCTGGCCACCATCGACGACCGCCAGCGAAACGGCGGCGACTACAAGGCGATGGTGTACATGGAGCAGAAGGAGAAGGGGAAGGCGGACCTCGTCTACGAGCTGGTCGTCTACCGCCGCGACGCGGACGACAAGCTGATGATGCTGTTCACCAAGCCCAAGACGGAGGCGGGCAAGGGCTACCTGCGTCTGGACAAGAACCTCTGGAACTACGACCCCAACGTGGGCCGCTGGGAGCGCCGCACCGAGCGCGAGCGCATCGCCGGCACTGACAGCCGCCGCGCGGACTTCGACGAGTCGCGGCTGGCCGAGGAGTATGACCCGTCCTACGAGGGCGAGGCGAAGCTGGGCAAGTACACGGCCCACCTGCTGACGCTGAAGGTCAAGCCCGGCGTGGACGTGGCCTACCCCGTCCTCAAGGTCTGGGTGGACAAGGCGTCCGGCAACATCCTCAAGCAGGAGCAATACGCCCTGTCCGGCCGGAAGATGCGCACGGCGCTCTACCCCCGCTGGAAGAAGATGTTCAGCGAGTCCAAGAAGGACGACGTCTGGATGCCGGAGGAGATGCGCATCTACGACGAAATCGAGAAGGGCAACTCCACCACCATCCTCGTCAAGACGGTGGACCTGCGTCCGCTGGAAGCCAACCTCTTCACCAAGGCGTGGCTTGAGAGCAAGAGCCGATGA
- a CDS encoding ABC transporter permease encodes MLQLFLIAFRNLGTHRRRTLLLGGAIASVTALLVILMGLSTGMKESMLRSATTLSTGHVNVAGFYKVTAGQAAPVVTGYPAILEQIRKDVPELDFAVQRGRGWLKVVSETSSIQVGVGGIDIQSEPGLRQALQIRAGALDGLAESGTVLLFEKQAKKLNVQVGESVTLAAQTLRGASNTVDARVVAIAADMGMLSDFGIFVPSDTLRSLYQFKSDTAGALLLYLKDIKHVPVVQARLRQTLTDAGHTVMDHDPRAFFMKFETVNREAWTGQRLDITNWEDEISFITWTLTALNSLTGVLIFVLMVIIGVGIMNTLWIAIRERTREIGTLRAIGMQRTRVLMMFVFEALLLGLLGTLAGASMGLVLCLAVNAMAVHVPEVVAVFIMSDTLNLAVHPSSILGAMAFITACTTVISLIPSFLAARLKPVTAMHHIG; translated from the coding sequence ATGCTCCAGCTCTTCCTCATCGCATTCCGCAACCTCGGCACCCACCGCAGGCGCACCCTGCTGCTGGGCGGCGCCATCGCCAGCGTCACCGCGCTGCTCGTCATCCTCATGGGCCTGTCCACGGGCATGAAGGAGTCGATGCTCCGCTCCGCCACCACGCTGTCCACCGGCCACGTCAACGTGGCCGGCTTCTACAAGGTGACGGCGGGCCAGGCGGCGCCGGTCGTCACGGGCTATCCGGCCATCCTGGAGCAGATCCGCAAGGACGTGCCGGAGCTGGACTTCGCCGTCCAGCGCGGGCGGGGCTGGCTCAAGGTCGTCAGTGAGACGTCCTCCATCCAGGTGGGCGTGGGCGGCATCGACATCCAGTCCGAGCCTGGCCTCCGTCAGGCGCTGCAGATTCGCGCGGGCGCGCTGGACGGCCTGGCCGAGTCCGGCACGGTGCTGCTCTTCGAGAAGCAGGCGAAGAAGCTCAACGTCCAGGTGGGCGAGTCCGTGACGCTGGCCGCCCAGACGCTGCGAGGCGCCAGCAACACGGTGGACGCGCGCGTGGTGGCCATCGCGGCCGACATGGGCATGCTGAGCGACTTCGGCATCTTCGTGCCGTCGGACACGCTGCGCTCGCTGTACCAGTTCAAGAGCGACACCGCGGGCGCGCTGCTGCTCTACCTGAAGGACATCAAGCACGTGCCGGTGGTGCAGGCCCGGCTGCGCCAGACGCTGACGGACGCGGGCCACACGGTGATGGACCACGACCCGCGCGCGTTCTTCATGAAGTTCGAGACCGTCAACCGCGAGGCCTGGACGGGTCAGCGGCTGGACATCACGAACTGGGAGGACGAAATCTCCTTCATCACCTGGACGCTCACCGCGCTCAACAGCCTCACCGGTGTGCTCATCTTCGTGCTGATGGTCATCATCGGCGTGGGCATCATGAACACGCTGTGGATTGCCATCCGGGAGCGCACCCGGGAGATTGGCACCCTGCGCGCCATTGGCATGCAGCGCACGCGCGTACTGATGATGTTCGTCTTCGAAGCGCTGCTGCTGGGCCTGCTGGGCACGTTGGCGGGAGCCAGCATGGGATTGGTGCTGTGCCTGGCCGTCAATGCCATGGCGGTGCACGTCCCGGAGGTGGTGGCGGTCTTCATCATGTCGGACACGTTGAATCTGGCCGTACACCCCTCGTCCATCCTGGGTGCCATGGCCTTCATCACCGCGTGCACCACCGTCATCTCGCTCATTCCCTCCTTCCTCGCCGCGCGGCTCAAGCCGGTGACGGCGATGCACCACATCGGGTGA
- a CDS encoding ABC transporter permease: MGQLRLLLQVAFRNLFSSKINLLIGGIIFFGTLLVVVGGALMDSMDSAMSRSIIGSVAGHIQVYSDDSKDPLALYGSMSGEPDLAALDDFSQLRPFLEKHPNVKTVVPLGTSGAIVTSGNTVDLTLSNLRALYKKRDDAGETPELRESIDSVKGHVRQMVNLMADQTAKSEQELGGAQKDPAEVEALARARTDAFWDAFEEAPYSALELLENRIAPQIPDGDMLELRYAGTDLDAFQRTFDRMEIVDGQPVPTGQRGMLLSKFFYEEFLKLKSALRLDHIKQARELNQKTIATDPDLQRWVKENQTQTREIIFQLDPVKTRKMVERLQKLLGSQEPALDKLLTQFFTTDDANFDTRYAQFYSELAPLLELYRLRMGDVLTITAFTRTGYMQSANVKVYGTYQFKGLEKSAMAGALSLMDLMSFRDLYGYLTADKKAELAEIQKQSGVSALSRDEAEEALFGEASDNELVAEATSTDVDDQAAFTGDQGALTRENLLQRVYTQQEIEQGVALSAAVMLKDPELLEQTMVELRQAAKDAGLKLRVVSWQEAAGIIGQFVLLGKLVLYFAVFIIFVVALVIINNAMMMATMQRVREVGTMRAIGAQRSFILGMVLVETLVLGLVFGSAGSLVGSGIMALLNNAGIPAGNEALYFFFSGPRLFPTLSASNLVAAFVIVLGVSAISTLYPAFLATRVSPLQAMQTDE, from the coding sequence ATGGGACAACTCCGTTTGCTGCTGCAGGTGGCCTTCCGCAACCTGTTCTCCAGCAAGATCAACCTGCTCATCGGCGGCATCATCTTCTTCGGCACCCTGCTCGTGGTGGTGGGCGGAGCGCTGATGGACAGCATGGACAGCGCGATGAGCCGCAGCATCATCGGCAGCGTCGCGGGCCACATCCAGGTCTACTCGGATGACTCCAAGGACCCGCTGGCCCTCTACGGCAGCATGAGCGGCGAGCCGGACCTGGCCGCGCTGGACGACTTCAGCCAGCTCCGGCCCTTCCTGGAGAAGCACCCCAACGTGAAGACGGTGGTGCCCCTGGGCACCAGCGGCGCCATCGTCACCTCCGGCAACACGGTGGACCTGACGCTGTCGAACCTGCGCGCGCTCTACAAGAAGCGCGACGACGCCGGTGAGACGCCCGAGCTGCGGGAGAGCATCGACAGCGTCAAGGGGCACGTGCGGCAGATGGTCAACCTGATGGCCGACCAGACGGCCAAGAGCGAGCAGGAGCTGGGCGGCGCCCAGAAGGACCCCGCGGAGGTGGAAGCACTCGCCCGGGCGCGCACGGACGCGTTCTGGGACGCCTTCGAGGAGGCCCCGTACAGCGCGCTGGAGCTGTTGGAGAACCGCATCGCCCCGCAGATTCCGGACGGGGACATGCTGGAGCTGCGCTACGCCGGCACGGACCTGGACGCGTTCCAGCGAACCTTCGACCGCATGGAGATCGTGGACGGACAGCCGGTGCCCACCGGGCAGCGAGGCATGCTGCTGTCCAAGTTCTTCTACGAAGAGTTCCTCAAGCTGAAGTCGGCGCTCCGGCTGGACCACATCAAGCAGGCGCGGGAGCTCAACCAGAAGACCATCGCCACCGACCCGGACCTGCAGCGCTGGGTGAAGGAGAACCAGACGCAGACGCGGGAAATCATCTTCCAGTTGGACCCCGTCAAGACGCGGAAGATGGTGGAGCGGCTGCAGAAGCTGCTGGGCAGCCAGGAGCCCGCGCTGGACAAGCTGCTGACACAGTTCTTCACCACCGACGACGCCAACTTCGACACCCGCTACGCCCAGTTCTACTCGGAGCTGGCGCCGCTGCTGGAGCTCTACCGGCTGCGAATGGGGGACGTGCTCACCATCACCGCCTTCACGCGCACCGGCTACATGCAGAGCGCCAACGTGAAGGTCTATGGCACCTACCAGTTCAAGGGCCTGGAGAAGTCCGCCATGGCCGGCGCGCTGAGCCTGATGGACCTGATGTCGTTCCGGGACTTGTACGGGTACCTCACCGCGGACAAGAAGGCGGAGCTGGCGGAAATCCAGAAGCAGAGCGGCGTGTCGGCGCTGAGCCGGGACGAAGCCGAGGAGGCCCTCTTCGGCGAGGCCAGCGACAACGAGCTGGTGGCGGAGGCCACGTCCACCGACGTGGATGACCAGGCCGCCTTCACCGGCGACCAGGGGGCGCTCACGCGTGAGAACCTGCTCCAGCGCGTCTACACCCAGCAGGAAATCGAGCAAGGCGTGGCCCTGAGCGCGGCGGTGATGCTCAAGGACCCGGAGCTGCTGGAGCAGACGATGGTGGAGCTGCGGCAGGCGGCGAAGGATGCGGGCCTGAAGCTGCGCGTGGTGTCCTGGCAGGAGGCGGCGGGCATCATCGGGCAGTTCGTGTTGCTCGGGAAGCTGGTGCTCTACTTCGCCGTCTTCATCATCTTCGTGGTGGCGCTGGTCATCATCAACAACGCCATGATGATGGCCACCATGCAGCGCGTGCGCGAGGTGGGAACGATGCGGGCCATTGGCGCGCAGCGCTCCTTCATCCTGGGCATGGTGCTGGTGGAGACGCTGGTGCTGGGGCTCGTGTTCGGCTCGGCCGGCTCACTGGTGGGCAGCGGCATCATGGCCCTGCTCAACAACGCCGGCATCCCCGCGGGCAACGAAGCGCTCTACTTCTTCTTCTCCGGCCCCCGGCTGTTCCCCACGCTGAGCGCCAGCAACCTGGTGGCGGCGTTCGTGATCGTCCTGGGCGTCTCCGCCATCTCCACCCTCTATCCCGCGTTCCTCGCGACCCGGGTCTCGCCCCTCCAGGCGATGCAGACGGACGAGTGA
- a CDS encoding ABC transporter ATP-binding protein: MNPSASQSSIVSITNVTKDYTLGKVVVPALRGVDLEVHAGEFISIAGPSGSGKTTLLNLIGCVDTATGGVVRVAGQDTKQLTERQLTNLRLNTIGFIFQSFNLVQVLSVFQNVEFPLLLQRKLDKAQRRERVMQLLEQVGLANHAKHRPNELSGGQRQRVAVARALVTRPQLVLADEPTANLDSVTGQNIIDLMKELNQKEGTTFIFSTHDAKVMSHANAVVRLADGKFLDRISAAEASRAMASGGH, encoded by the coding sequence ATGAATCCCTCCGCTTCGCAGTCCTCCATCGTCTCCATCACGAACGTGACCAAGGACTACACCCTGGGGAAGGTGGTGGTCCCGGCGCTCCGAGGCGTGGACCTGGAGGTCCATGCCGGTGAGTTCATCTCCATCGCCGGGCCCTCCGGCAGCGGCAAGACGACGCTGCTCAACCTCATCGGGTGTGTAGACACCGCCACCGGCGGTGTGGTCCGGGTGGCCGGACAGGACACCAAGCAGCTCACGGAGCGCCAGCTCACGAACCTGCGCCTCAACACCATTGGCTTCATCTTCCAGAGCTTCAACCTGGTGCAGGTGCTCAGCGTCTTCCAGAACGTGGAGTTCCCCCTGCTACTCCAGCGCAAGCTGGACAAGGCCCAGCGCCGGGAGCGGGTGATGCAACTCTTGGAGCAGGTGGGCCTGGCAAACCACGCCAAGCACCGGCCCAACGAGCTGTCCGGCGGCCAGCGCCAGCGCGTGGCCGTGGCGCGCGCGCTCGTCACGCGGCCCCAGTTGGTGCTCGCGGACGAGCCCACGGCCAACCTGGACTCGGTGACGGGCCAGAACATCATCGACCTGATGAAGGAGCTCAACCAGAAGGAGGGCACCACCTTCATCTTCTCCACCCACGACGCGAAGGTGATGAGCCACGCCAACGCGGTGGTGCGGCTGGCGGACGGCAAGTTCCTGGACCGCATCAGCGCCGCCGAGGCCAGCCGCGCCATGGCCTCTGGAGGCCACTGA